A section of the Pseudomonas sp. FP453 genome encodes:
- a CDS encoding alpha/beta fold hydrolase — protein MQSSSNLFPVALISAERRGDLSEDVYRLKPGNSPDGTVELAVTRLGQADVPENRGIPVILLHGSFSNRRFWYSPKGLGLGAHLARQGFDVWIPEMRGHGLSKRNHDYARNRVADYARYDLPAIGAFVREQSGQIPHWVGHSLGATSLAAALGGQHLGAPAAASVALFGCQVSRTHWPLKLPPLEWTGRLLLKRFGEISGTRFKRGPEDEPAGVLIEAMRWNGLFGRFGEGKNDWWKGLADVEVPLLAVSAAGDLQDPDWACRKLFEQVGSEHRQYLCLGRQQGFSGDFGHVEMLVSKAAQAEVWPLVAQWLKDPLTPLTGAVTQV, from the coding sequence ATGCAAAGCAGCAGCAACCTGTTTCCCGTCGCCCTGATCAGCGCTGAACGTCGTGGCGACCTGAGTGAAGATGTCTATCGCCTCAAACCCGGTAACAGTCCCGACGGCACCGTCGAGCTGGCGGTTACCCGTTTGGGCCAGGCCGATGTCCCGGAAAACCGGGGCATCCCCGTTATTTTGTTGCACGGCAGTTTTTCCAACCGCCGCTTCTGGTATTCGCCCAAGGGGCTCGGCCTGGGCGCCCACCTGGCACGCCAGGGGTTTGATGTGTGGATCCCGGAAATGCGTGGGCATGGCCTGTCCAAGCGCAATCATGACTACGCGCGCAATCGTGTCGCGGACTATGCGCGCTACGATTTGCCGGCCATTGGGGCGTTTGTGCGTGAGCAAAGCGGGCAGATCCCGCATTGGGTCGGTCATTCGTTGGGCGCCACCAGCCTGGCTGCCGCCCTGGGTGGGCAACACCTGGGCGCGCCGGCAGCGGCTTCGGTGGCACTGTTTGGCTGTCAGGTCAGTCGCACGCATTGGCCGTTGAAACTGCCGCCGCTGGAGTGGACCGGCCGCTTGCTGTTGAAACGCTTCGGCGAGATTTCCGGCACACGGTTCAAGCGCGGCCCGGAGGACGAACCGGCGGGCGTGCTGATCGAGGCCATGCGCTGGAACGGCTTGTTCGGACGGTTTGGCGAAGGTAAGAATGATTGGTGGAAAGGCCTGGCCGACGTCGAGGTGCCGCTCTTGGCGGTCAGTGCTGCCGGCGACCTTCAAGACCCGGACTGGGCCTGTCGCAAGCTGTTCGAACAGGTGGGCTCCGAGCATCGCCAATACCTGTGCCTGGGGCGCCAGCAGGGTTTCAGCGGGGATTTCGGCCACGTAGAGATGCTGGTCAGCAAGGCGGCGCAAGCTGAAGTGTGGCCGCTGGTGGCGCAGTGGTTGAAGGACCCGCTTACACCTTTGACCGGGGCCGTCACCCAGGTTTGA
- the rraA gene encoding ribonuclease E activity regulator RraA, with product MNHYVTPDLCDAYPELVQVVEPMFSNFGGRDSFGGEIVTIKCFEDNSLVKEQAEQPGAGKVLVVDGGGSLRRALLGDMIAEKAAKNGWEGLVIYGCIRDVDVIAQTDLGVQALASHPMKTDKRGIGDLNVVVTFAGVTFRPGEYIYADNNGVIVSPSPLKMPE from the coding sequence ATGAACCATTACGTGACCCCCGACCTGTGCGACGCCTACCCGGAGCTGGTGCAGGTCGTCGAGCCGATGTTCAGCAACTTCGGCGGCCGAGACTCCTTTGGTGGTGAGATCGTCACTATCAAGTGCTTCGAAGACAACTCGCTGGTCAAGGAGCAAGCCGAGCAGCCGGGCGCTGGCAAGGTGCTGGTGGTCGATGGTGGTGGTTCCCTGCGCCGCGCCTTGCTGGGTGACATGATCGCCGAAAAGGCTGCGAAAAACGGTTGGGAAGGGCTGGTGATCTACGGTTGCATCCGTGATGTCGACGTCATCGCGCAAACCGATCTGGGGGTGCAGGCGCTTGCCAGCCACCCGATGAAGACCGACAAGCGCGGTATCGGCGACCTCAACGTGGTGGTCACGTTTGCCGGCGTGACGTTCCGCCCGGGTGAATACATCTACGCCGACAACAATGGCGTGATCGTGTCGCCAAGCCCGCTGAAAATGCCTGAATAA
- the ppsA gene encoding phosphoenolpyruvate synthase has product MVEYVVSLDKLGVHDVEHVGGKNASLGEMISNLAGAGVSVPGGFATTAQAYRDFLELSGLNAQIHAALDALDVDDVNALAKTGSQIRQWIMDAEFPEKLNEEIRTAFAELSAGNPDVAVAVRSSATAEDLPDASFAGQQETFLNIRGVENVIRAAKEVFASLFNDRAISYRVHQGFDHKLVALSAGVQRMVRSETGTAGVMFTLDTESGFRDVVFITGAYGLGETVVQGAVNPDEFYVHKHTLEAGRPAILRRNLGSKAIKMIYGDEAKAGRSVKTVDVDKADRARFCLTDAEVSELAKQAMIIEKHYKCPMDIEWAKDGDDGKLYIVQARPETVKSRTSANVMERYLLKETGTVLVEGRAIGQRIGAGKVRIIKDVSEMDKVQPGDVLVSDMTDPDWEPVMKRASAIVTNRGGRTCHAAIIARELGIPAVVGCGNATQLLKDGQGVTVSCAEGDTGFIFEGELGFDIKQNSIDAMPDLPFKIMMNVGNPDRAFDFAQLPNAGVGLARLEFIINRMIGVHPKALLNYDGLPLDIKESVDKRIAGYNDPVGFYVEKLVEGISTLAAAFYPKKVIVRLSDFKSNEYANLIGGKLYEPEEENPMLGFRGASRYISEAFRDCFELECRALKRVRNEMGLTNVEIMVPFVRTLGEASQVVDLLAENGLSRGENGLRVIMMCELPSNAILAEEFLEFFDGFSIGSNDLTQLTLGLDRDSGIIAHLFDERNPAVKKLLANAIQACNKAGKYIGICGQGPSDHPDLAKWLMEQGIESVSLNPDSVLETWFFLAEGQASA; this is encoded by the coding sequence TTGGTAGAGTACGTAGTTTCCCTCGATAAGCTCGGCGTCCATGATGTAGAGCACGTGGGGGGCAAGAACGCATCCCTCGGCGAGATGATCAGTAATCTTGCAGGCGCTGGTGTTTCGGTGCCGGGTGGTTTTGCCACCACGGCCCAGGCTTACCGCGATTTCCTCGAACTGAGCGGCCTCAACGCTCAGATCCACGCCGCGCTGGACGCACTGGACGTCGATGACGTCAACGCCCTGGCCAAGACCGGCAGCCAGATCCGCCAATGGATCATGGACGCCGAGTTCCCCGAGAAGCTCAACGAAGAAATCCGCACCGCCTTCGCCGAACTGTCGGCCGGCAACCCGGACGTGGCCGTCGCCGTACGTTCCTCGGCCACCGCCGAAGACTTGCCGGACGCCTCCTTCGCCGGTCAGCAAGAAACCTTCCTGAACATCCGTGGCGTGGAGAACGTGATCCGCGCGGCCAAGGAAGTGTTCGCCTCGCTGTTCAACGATCGCGCAATTTCCTACCGTGTACACCAAGGTTTCGACCACAAGCTGGTAGCCCTGTCTGCCGGCGTGCAGCGCATGGTGCGTTCGGAAACCGGCACCGCCGGCGTCATGTTCACCCTCGATACCGAATCGGGCTTCCGTGACGTGGTGTTTATCACCGGAGCCTACGGCCTGGGGGAAACCGTCGTACAAGGCGCGGTCAACCCGGACGAATTCTACGTCCACAAGCACACCCTTGAAGCCGGTCGCCCGGCCATCCTGCGCCGTAACCTGGGCAGCAAGGCCATCAAGATGATCTACGGCGACGAAGCCAAGGCCGGCCGTTCGGTGAAAACCGTTGACGTCGACAAGGCTGATCGCGCGCGTTTCTGCCTGACCGACGCTGAAGTCAGCGAATTGGCCAAGCAAGCGATGATTATCGAAAAGCACTACAAGTGCCCGATGGACATCGAGTGGGCCAAAGATGGCGACGACGGCAAGCTGTACATCGTGCAGGCTCGCCCGGAAACCGTGAAGAGCCGCACTTCGGCCAATGTCATGGAACGCTACCTGCTGAAAGAAACCGGCACCGTGCTGGTGGAAGGCCGTGCCATCGGCCAGCGCATTGGCGCCGGCAAGGTGCGGATCATCAAGGACGTGTCCGAAATGGACAAAGTCCAGCCAGGTGACGTGCTGGTCTCCGACATGACCGACCCGGACTGGGAACCGGTGATGAAGCGCGCCAGCGCCATCGTCACCAACCGTGGCGGACGTACCTGCCACGCGGCGATCATCGCCCGTGAACTGGGGATTCCTGCGGTCGTGGGCTGCGGCAACGCGACTCAACTGTTGAAAGACGGTCAGGGCGTCACCGTTTCCTGCGCCGAAGGCGACACCGGCTTCATCTTTGAAGGCGAGCTGGGCTTCGACATCAAGCAAAACTCCATCGACGCCATGCCCGACCTGCCGTTCAAGATCATGATGAACGTCGGCAACCCGGACCGCGCCTTCGACTTCGCGCAGTTGCCGAACGCCGGTGTGGGCCTGGCCCGCCTGGAGTTCATCATCAACCGCATGATCGGCGTGCACCCCAAGGCCCTGTTGAACTACGACGGCCTGCCGCTGGACATCAAGGAAAGCGTCGACAAGCGCATCGCCGGCTACAACGACCCGGTGGGTTTCTACGTCGAGAAGCTGGTGGAAGGCATCAGCACCCTGGCGGCAGCGTTCTACCCGAAAAAGGTCATCGTGCGCCTGTCGGACTTCAAGTCCAACGAATACGCCAACCTGATCGGCGGCAAACTCTATGAGCCGGAAGAAGAAAACCCGATGCTGGGTTTCCGTGGCGCCTCGCGTTACATCAGCGAAGCGTTCCGCGACTGCTTCGAACTCGAATGCCGCGCCCTCAAGCGCGTGCGTAACGAGATGGGCCTGACCAACGTCGAGATCATGGTGCCGTTCGTGCGCACCCTGGGCGAAGCGAGCCAGGTCGTGGATCTGCTGGCTGAGAACGGCCTGTCCCGTGGCGAGAACGGCCTGCGCGTGATCATGATGTGCGAACTGCCGTCCAACGCCATCCTGGCCGAAGAGTTCCTGGAATTCTTCGACGGTTTCTCCATCGGCTCCAACGACCTGACCCAGCTCACCCTGGGCTTGGACCGCGACTCCGGGATCATTGCGCACCTGTTCGACGAGCGGAATCCTGCGGTCAAGAAGCTGCTGGCCAACGCCATCCAGGCCTGTAACAAGGCCGGCAAGTACATCGGTATCTGCGGCCAAGGCCCTTCCGATCACCCGGACCTGGCCAAATGGCTGATGGAACAGGGTATCGAGAGCGTCTCGCTGAACCCCGATTCCGTGCTGGAAACCTGGTTCTTCCTGGCGGAAGGCCAAGCGTCCGCCTAA
- a CDS encoding zinc transporter ZntB, which produces MFEEENAQWGLVHALVLDGKGGARSIARTELDDLQLQPQESLWLHWDRSHPQTQTWLRKSSGLSEFACDLLLEENTRPRLLPLPDAELLLFLRGVNLNPGAEPEDMVSVRIFAAASRVISLRLRPLRATDELLVQLADGKGPKTASELILYMAQYLTNKVQDLVTDLSEIVDAEEEKLDTDERYTPEHGSVLQIRRRAAGLKRFLAPQRDIFAQLTRIKLPWFCDDDADYWNELNNSLTRYLEELELTRERVGLVLEAEDRRLSVRMNRTMYRFGIITGIFLPMSFLTGLLGINVGGIPFSASPYGFVIACLLMVSVALGQWWLFRRLRWV; this is translated from the coding sequence ATGTTCGAGGAAGAAAACGCGCAATGGGGGCTGGTGCACGCCCTGGTGCTGGACGGTAAAGGCGGTGCGCGTTCGATTGCCCGGACTGAGCTCGACGACTTGCAACTGCAGCCCCAGGAAAGCCTGTGGCTGCACTGGGATCGCAGCCATCCCCAGACGCAGACCTGGCTGCGCAAATCCAGTGGCTTGAGCGAATTCGCCTGTGACCTGCTGCTGGAGGAGAACACCCGCCCGCGCCTGTTGCCGCTGCCGGACGCCGAGTTGCTGCTGTTCCTGCGCGGGGTCAACCTCAACCCGGGTGCCGAGCCGGAAGACATGGTCTCGGTGCGCATCTTCGCGGCAGCCAGTCGCGTGATTTCCCTGCGTTTGCGGCCATTGCGCGCCACCGATGAGCTGTTGGTGCAATTGGCGGATGGCAAAGGTCCTAAAACGGCGTCAGAACTTATCCTTTATATGGCGCAGTACCTGACCAATAAAGTGCAGGACCTGGTCACGGACCTGTCCGAAATCGTCGATGCCGAGGAAGAAAAACTCGATACCGACGAACGGTATACCCCGGAACACGGCAGCGTTTTGCAGATCCGTCGGCGAGCGGCCGGGCTCAAGCGATTCCTCGCGCCGCAACGGGATATTTTTGCCCAGCTGACGCGGATCAAATTGCCGTGGTTCTGCGACGACGATGCCGACTATTGGAACGAATTGAACAACAGCCTGACCCGCTACCTGGAAGAGCTTGAATTGACCCGGGAGCGCGTGGGGCTTGTGCTGGAAGCCGAAGACCGGCGCTTGAGCGTGCGGATGAATCGCACGATGTACCGTTTTGGCATCATCACCGGGATCTTCCTGCCGATGAGCTTTCTGACCGGCTTGCTGGGGATCAATGTGGGCGGGATTCCGTTCTCCGCCAGCCCCTATGGGTTTGTGATTGCATGCTTGTTGATGGTGTCGGTGGCACTGGGACAATGGTGGCTATTTCGACGATTGCGCTGGGTTTGA
- the sigX gene encoding RNA polymerase sigma factor SigX, with amino-acid sequence MNKAQTLSTRYDPRELSDEELVARSHTELFHVTRAYEELMRRYQRTLFNVCSRYLGNDRDADDVCQEVMLKVLYGLKNFEGKSKFKTWLYSITYNECITQYRKERRKRRLMDALSLDPLEEASEEKTPAPEDKAGLDRWLVYVNPIDREILVLRFVAELEFQEIADIMHMGLSATKMRYKRALDKLREKFAGETET; translated from the coding sequence TTGAATAAAGCCCAAACGCTGTCCACGCGCTATGACCCCCGTGAGCTCTCTGATGAGGAGTTGGTCGCGCGCTCGCACACGGAGCTGTTTCACGTAACTCGCGCGTACGAAGAATTGATGCGCAGATATCAACGCACTCTGTTCAACGTTTGTTCAAGGTATTTAGGGAACGATAGAGATGCGGATGATGTCTGTCAGGAAGTGATGCTCAAGGTGCTGTATGGCTTGAAGAACTTCGAGGGAAAATCGAAGTTCAAGACATGGCTATATAGCATCACGTACAACGAGTGCATCACGCAGTATCGCAAGGAACGGCGAAAGCGTCGCTTGATGGACGCCTTGAGTCTGGACCCCCTTGAGGAGGCGTCTGAAGAAAAGACGCCGGCACCCGAGGACAAGGCTGGACTCGATCGCTGGTTGGTGTATGTGAACCCGATTGACCGCGAAATTCTGGTGCTACGATTTGTCGCAGAACTGGAATTTCAGGAAATCGCTGACATCATGCACATGGGTTTGAGTGCTACAAAAATGCGTTACAAACGTGCTCTAGATAAATTACGTGAGAAATTTGCGGGCGAGACTGAAACTTAG